The following coding sequences are from one Tubulanus polymorphus chromosome 12, tnTubPoly1.2, whole genome shotgun sequence window:
- the LOC141914117 gene encoding receptor-type tyrosine-protein phosphatase T-like isoform X1 codes for MYRERNIVRFLLLLILCLFITNTSAKCFGKSCTGWLCHCSNTAVDQCPINGYIDGALTCPNPNTACESTIRTPYPWTPPGWAGPACQIGNVARGKTVNMSSTYYELLPGSKCTDGQTVTGMASDHVCHTEAEQNAWIRIDLGTQYVVHEVTLWDRTDGIGCTAEWQKRTRNLEIRVGNSPSIFTSNQKCAYQGPALCGTHKTLACSPGPIVGQYVTVQHKNIGKAEYLHLVEIEVIGFKYIAPGACSKGSNSFGCMIECYPCFDNSESCNYLSGICESGCSQNYIGKWCESEFKLFSQLRKSTLTDNSVRVSWTAYSGSVVDSGRGTVSVQYQVVYRKISENTWTNQETAGVLTHHTVTGLTPNTEYKIAVSLQKLVNSKLISTASQTSPILTIQTLCAVPGPPASLDFSFTKDTLKTTLIWTAPNSPNCDLINYRLTCEPISTTSTTPLSEIKTFNKPKIKGSVTTLDITTSLIPFTQYKCSIYAWNSRGEGSPASVSFWTGKITIPQLVVKKTAVTDATVTLQITRVNTGNITDYEVIVKKHDGPINRRRKRAVSQSQYVSYEEAKQRGLSVYITAVLPPEVPSEFTVGDTRNYSGYFNAPLETGKSYSFILGIVVNYNGETFRHYPPIEQQQERIIVKAPSSKAWIIGGVVAAVLILLLVAVALYIVWRRGGFKTKQTSNNAEISMGNISPSDKRIEIPLAREEAEAVYENCPKSSRQENTASANSAFSRESSAYFNIYDDPNAVCETPDGEDRHNEIASKGATMICDLLGDTLMKTSDEWKNMNEEFQSVLKLRRGLSACAEKVENLEKNRFPNILAYDSTRVVLEQIGEDPTSDYINANYIRGLTGHVICIACQAPLLSTINDHWRMIWQEKCPAIIVLTALTEGQGKDKKVKYHLYWPTKLNTKGRYGDITVKVAKKMEKHTEPPAAVHFLSITKRGHKQAQNLLVFHYRGWPDHGVPFPASSVVRMQQFIKQRLTDPDHGLVLVHGSAGAGRTGCYIATEQLLEKAKKDGLVNVFDMFRKLRQQRPEMIQNMKQYILVHQILLEELVMGPVAYTTTSFRESYEERKATRPVSRNVSDKIEEQFLVLKASTPIQDEESLAVAKLLNNVNKSRYKDILPEAQYQPQLSHKGFINASFVHTITDKNVFIATQSPMANTITDFWQMIFDYNCEIIVMMNQEYPQDPTYASYWPAAGSIKCSPFTITVEEVLLPCRTIVRRDLILQKQNESHQIRQIQFLGWPEDESVPDLQHLFEFVNLVTREHVTSPIVVHCMDSTTRAGLFCAAFELITKAPSSEQIDIYHCIQKLRMTRPQFIPNLEQYKFLHDLVIFYLQGFDTYVNLS; via the exons ATGTACCGTGAAAGAAACATCGTTCGTTTTCTGCTGTTGTTGATTCTATGTTTATTCATCACAAACACATCAG CGAAATGTTTTGGGAAGAGTTGTACTGGTTGGTTGTGTCATTGCAGTAATACAGCCGTGGACCAATGTCCAATCAACGGATATATAGATGGCGCTTTAACGTGTCCAAATCCTAACACTGCATGTGAGTCTACAATAAGAACTCCGTATCCCTGGACACCACCAGGATGGGCCGGACCAGCTTGTCAAATCG GTAACGTGGCTCGTGGTAAAACAGTTAACATGTCATCCACTTACTATGAGTTGTTACCCGGTAGTAAATGTACAGATGGTCAGACGGTCACTGGGATGGCTAGTGATCATGTATGTCACACTGAAGCGGAACAAAATGCTTGGATTAGAATTGATCTCGGAACTCAATACGTGGTACATGAAGTTACACTTTGGGATAGAACAGACGGGATTGGTTGCACCGCTGAGTGGC AAAAACGCACGCGCAACCTGGAGATTCGAGTCGGAAATAGCCCGAGTATTTTTACATCTAACCAGAAATGTGCTTACCAGGGCCCCGCTCTCTGTggaacacataaaacattagcATGCAGCCCAGGTCCTATAGTTGGACAATACGTCACCGTTCAACACAAGAACATTGGTAAGGCAGAGTATCTCCACCTGGTAGAAATAGAAGTTATTGGGTTCAAATATATCG CACCCGGTGCTTGTAGTAAGGGATCGAACTCATTTGGATGTATGATTGAATGTTATCCGTGTTTCGACAACAGTGAAAGTTGTAACTATTTGAGTGGTATCTGTGAATCTGGCTGTTCACAGAATTACATCGGAAAGTGGTGCGAGTCAG aatttaagTTATTTTCTCAATTAAGAAAATCTACGCTGACAGATAACAGTGTAAGAGTCAGTTGGACAGCTTACTCGGGTTCTGTAGTAGATTCAGGACGTGGTACTGTCAGCGTTCAGTATCAAGTCGTTTATCGTAAGATATCAGAAAACACTTGGACTAATCAGGAAACTGCAGGAGTCCTTACACATCACACAGTTACTGGTTTAACTCCTAATACCGAGTATAAGATAGCTGTTAGTCTACAGAAATTAGTGAACAGTAAACTTATATCAACTGCGAGTCAGACTAGTCCAATACTAACTATACAGACTTTGTGTGCAG TACCAGGACCTCCCGCTTCTCTCGACTTCTCATTCACAAAGGATACATTGAAAACTACATTGATATGGACAGCACCAAACAGTCCAAATTGTGATCTCATCAATTATCGG CTCACGTGTGAACCCATTAGTACAACTTCCACAACACCTTTATCAGAGATAAAAACATTCAACAAACCTAAAATCAAAGGCTCCGTCACAACTTTAGACATAACGACGTCACTGATACCTTTTACTCAATACAAATGTTCAATTTATGCCTGGAATAGTAGAGGCGAAGGCTCGCCTGCCAGTGTTAGCTTTTGGACAG gTAAAATAACCATTCCTCAACTGGTTGTCAAGAAGACAGCGGTAACAGACGCGACTGTTACACTTCAAATAACACGTGTTAACACTGGTAACATTAC CGATTACGAGGTCATCGTGAAGAAACATGATGGACCAATCAACCGTCGCCGGAAGCGTGCAGTCAGCCAATCACAGTACGTCTCGTACGAAGAAGCTAAACAGCGAGGATTATCAGTTTATATTACTGCAGTTCTACCACCGGAAGTGCCCTCTGAGTTTACAGTTGGTGATACGCGTAACTATAGTGGTTACTTTAATGCTCCTCTAGAAACTGGGAAATCATACAGTTTTATTTTAGGAATCGTTGTCAATTATAACGGA GAAACGTTTCGGCATTATCCACCAATAGAACAACAGCAAGAGAGAATCATTGTTAAAGCACCGTCTAGTAAGGCATGGATAATAGGTGGCGTTGTTGCAGCTGTTCTTATACTGTTATTGGTTGCTGTTGCTCTATATATTGTTTGGAG ACGCGGTGGATTCAAAACTAAACAAACATCGAACAATGCAGAAATATCCATGGGGAATATTTCACCTTCTGATAAACGTATTGAAATACCTTTGGCGAGAGAAGAAGCAGAGGCTGTTTATGAGAATTGTCCTAAATCATCGAGACAAGAAAATACAGCTAGTGCAAATTCTGCATTTTCAAGAG AAAGCTCCGcgtatttcaatatctatgACGATCCGAATGCTGTATGCGAAACGCCAGATGGCGAGGATCGTCATAACGAAATCGCTTCTAAAGGCGCTACTATGATTTGTGACCTGTTGGGAGATACTTTGATGAAAACCTCTGATGAGTGGAAGAATATGAATGAAGAATTTCAG AGTGTTCTCAAGTTGAGACGTGGATTGAGCGCCTGCGCTGAGAAAGTGGAAAATCTTGAGAAAAACAGGTTTCCAAACATATTGGCCT ATGATTCGACTAGAGTTGTTCTGGAACAAATCGGTGAAGATCCAACATCAGATTACATCAATGCCAATTATATTCGG gGACTAACTGGTCATGTAATATGTATTGCTTGCCAGG CTCCATTGCTATCTACAATCAATGACCATTGGCGGATGATTTGGCAAGAGAAATGTCCGGCTATTATTGTACTCACTGCTCTGACTGAAGGACAAGGCAAAGATAAGAAG GTGAAGTATCATTTATATTGGCCAACAAAACTGAACACGAAAGGTCGATATGGAGATATAACAGTAAAAGTTGCaaagaaaatggaaaaacACACTGAGCCTCCGGCTGCCGTACATTTCTTGTCCATTACAAAG cGTGGCCACAAACAAGCACAAAATCTATTAGTGTTTCACTATCGAGGATGGCCGGATCATGGTGTACCGTTCCCAGCTTCATCTGTTGTTCGAATGCAACAGTTCATCAAACAGCGTCTTACCGACCCGGATCATGGACTTGTGCTGGTTCATGGCAG TGCTGGTGCTGGAAGGACGGGTTGTTATATCGCAACGGAGCAGCTTCTTGAGAAAGCCAAGAAAGATGGACTCGTTAACGTATTCGACATGTTTAGGAAATTACGACAACAAAGACCAGAAATGATCCAAAATATG AAACAGTACATTCTCGTGCACCAGATTCTACTGGAGGAACTGGTAATGGGACCGGTGGCATACACGACCACGAGTTTCAGAGAATCATACGAGGAAAGAAAGGCAACGCGTCCCGTATCTAGAAACGTGTCTGATAAAATAGAGGAACAATTTCTT GTTTTGAAGGCATCGACTCCGATTCAGGACGAGGAATCACTAGCAGTGGCCAAACTACTCAACAATGTTAACAAGTCCCGATACAAAGACATCCTTCCCGAGGCACAGTATCAACCGCAACTCTCACATAAAGGGTTCATCAATGCTTCATTTGTGCAC ACGATCACAGATAAAAACGTGTTTATAGCAACACAAAGTCCAATGGCAAATACTATTACTGACTTCTGGCAAATGATCTTTGACTATAACtgtgaaattattgtgatgatGAATCAAGAATATCCACAAGATCCG ACATATGCAAGCTACTGGCCTGCAGCTGGAAGCATCAAATGCAGTCCTTTTACAATCACTGTGGAGGAAGTTTTATTGCCCTGTAGGACCATCGTTCGCCGGGATTTGATCCTCCAAAAACAGAAT GAATCGCATCAGATTCGTCAGATCCAGTTTTTAGGATGGCCTGAGGATGAGTCGGTTCCTGATTTACAACATCTATTCGAGTTTGTGAATCTAGTAACAAGAGAACACGTGACCAGTCCTATTGTTGTACATTGCAT GGACAGCACAACGAGAGCAGGGTTATTTTGTGCGGCATTTGAACTGATCACCAAGGCGCCATCTAGCGAACAAATCGATATTTATCACTGTATACAAAAACTACGAATGACTCGACCTCAAttcattccaaatttg GAACAGTACAAGTTTCTACACGATCTGGTGATATTCTATTTACAAGGATTCGACACTTATGTGAACCTTAGTTAG
- the LOC141914117 gene encoding receptor-type tyrosine-protein phosphatase T-like isoform X2 — translation MYRERNIVRFLLLLILCLFITNTSAKCFGKSCTGWLCHCSNTAVDQCPINGYIDGALTCPNPNTACNVARGKTVNMSSTYYELLPGSKCTDGQTVTGMASDHVCHTEAEQNAWIRIDLGTQYVVHEVTLWDRTDGIGCTAEWQKRTRNLEIRVGNSPSIFTSNQKCAYQGPALCGTHKTLACSPGPIVGQYVTVQHKNIGKAEYLHLVEIEVIGFKYIAPGACSKGSNSFGCMIECYPCFDNSESCNYLSGICESGCSQNYIGKWCESEFKLFSQLRKSTLTDNSVRVSWTAYSGSVVDSGRGTVSVQYQVVYRKISENTWTNQETAGVLTHHTVTGLTPNTEYKIAVSLQKLVNSKLISTASQTSPILTIQTLCAVPGPPASLDFSFTKDTLKTTLIWTAPNSPNCDLINYRLTCEPISTTSTTPLSEIKTFNKPKIKGSVTTLDITTSLIPFTQYKCSIYAWNSRGEGSPASVSFWTGKITIPQLVVKKTAVTDATVTLQITRVNTGNITDYEVIVKKHDGPINRRRKRAVSQSQYVSYEEAKQRGLSVYITAVLPPEVPSEFTVGDTRNYSGYFNAPLETGKSYSFILGIVVNYNGETFRHYPPIEQQQERIIVKAPSSKAWIIGGVVAAVLILLLVAVALYIVWRRGGFKTKQTSNNAEISMGNISPSDKRIEIPLAREEAEAVYENCPKSSRQENTASANSAFSRESSAYFNIYDDPNAVCETPDGEDRHNEIASKGATMICDLLGDTLMKTSDEWKNMNEEFQSVLKLRRGLSACAEKVENLEKNRFPNILAYDSTRVVLEQIGEDPTSDYINANYIRGLTGHVICIACQAPLLSTINDHWRMIWQEKCPAIIVLTALTEGQGKDKKVKYHLYWPTKLNTKGRYGDITVKVAKKMEKHTEPPAAVHFLSITKRGHKQAQNLLVFHYRGWPDHGVPFPASSVVRMQQFIKQRLTDPDHGLVLVHGSAGAGRTGCYIATEQLLEKAKKDGLVNVFDMFRKLRQQRPEMIQNMKQYILVHQILLEELVMGPVAYTTTSFRESYEERKATRPVSRNVSDKIEEQFLVLKASTPIQDEESLAVAKLLNNVNKSRYKDILPEAQYQPQLSHKGFINASFVHTITDKNVFIATQSPMANTITDFWQMIFDYNCEIIVMMNQEYPQDPTYASYWPAAGSIKCSPFTITVEEVLLPCRTIVRRDLILQKQNESHQIRQIQFLGWPEDESVPDLQHLFEFVNLVTREHVTSPIVVHCMDSTTRAGLFCAAFELITKAPSSEQIDIYHCIQKLRMTRPQFIPNLEQYKFLHDLVIFYLQGFDTYVNLS, via the exons ATGTACCGTGAAAGAAACATCGTTCGTTTTCTGCTGTTGTTGATTCTATGTTTATTCATCACAAACACATCAG CGAAATGTTTTGGGAAGAGTTGTACTGGTTGGTTGTGTCATTGCAGTAATACAGCCGTGGACCAATGTCCAATCAACGGATATATAGATGGCGCTTTAACGTGTCCAAATCCTAACACTGCAT GTAACGTGGCTCGTGGTAAAACAGTTAACATGTCATCCACTTACTATGAGTTGTTACCCGGTAGTAAATGTACAGATGGTCAGACGGTCACTGGGATGGCTAGTGATCATGTATGTCACACTGAAGCGGAACAAAATGCTTGGATTAGAATTGATCTCGGAACTCAATACGTGGTACATGAAGTTACACTTTGGGATAGAACAGACGGGATTGGTTGCACCGCTGAGTGGC AAAAACGCACGCGCAACCTGGAGATTCGAGTCGGAAATAGCCCGAGTATTTTTACATCTAACCAGAAATGTGCTTACCAGGGCCCCGCTCTCTGTggaacacataaaacattagcATGCAGCCCAGGTCCTATAGTTGGACAATACGTCACCGTTCAACACAAGAACATTGGTAAGGCAGAGTATCTCCACCTGGTAGAAATAGAAGTTATTGGGTTCAAATATATCG CACCCGGTGCTTGTAGTAAGGGATCGAACTCATTTGGATGTATGATTGAATGTTATCCGTGTTTCGACAACAGTGAAAGTTGTAACTATTTGAGTGGTATCTGTGAATCTGGCTGTTCACAGAATTACATCGGAAAGTGGTGCGAGTCAG aatttaagTTATTTTCTCAATTAAGAAAATCTACGCTGACAGATAACAGTGTAAGAGTCAGTTGGACAGCTTACTCGGGTTCTGTAGTAGATTCAGGACGTGGTACTGTCAGCGTTCAGTATCAAGTCGTTTATCGTAAGATATCAGAAAACACTTGGACTAATCAGGAAACTGCAGGAGTCCTTACACATCACACAGTTACTGGTTTAACTCCTAATACCGAGTATAAGATAGCTGTTAGTCTACAGAAATTAGTGAACAGTAAACTTATATCAACTGCGAGTCAGACTAGTCCAATACTAACTATACAGACTTTGTGTGCAG TACCAGGACCTCCCGCTTCTCTCGACTTCTCATTCACAAAGGATACATTGAAAACTACATTGATATGGACAGCACCAAACAGTCCAAATTGTGATCTCATCAATTATCGG CTCACGTGTGAACCCATTAGTACAACTTCCACAACACCTTTATCAGAGATAAAAACATTCAACAAACCTAAAATCAAAGGCTCCGTCACAACTTTAGACATAACGACGTCACTGATACCTTTTACTCAATACAAATGTTCAATTTATGCCTGGAATAGTAGAGGCGAAGGCTCGCCTGCCAGTGTTAGCTTTTGGACAG gTAAAATAACCATTCCTCAACTGGTTGTCAAGAAGACAGCGGTAACAGACGCGACTGTTACACTTCAAATAACACGTGTTAACACTGGTAACATTAC CGATTACGAGGTCATCGTGAAGAAACATGATGGACCAATCAACCGTCGCCGGAAGCGTGCAGTCAGCCAATCACAGTACGTCTCGTACGAAGAAGCTAAACAGCGAGGATTATCAGTTTATATTACTGCAGTTCTACCACCGGAAGTGCCCTCTGAGTTTACAGTTGGTGATACGCGTAACTATAGTGGTTACTTTAATGCTCCTCTAGAAACTGGGAAATCATACAGTTTTATTTTAGGAATCGTTGTCAATTATAACGGA GAAACGTTTCGGCATTATCCACCAATAGAACAACAGCAAGAGAGAATCATTGTTAAAGCACCGTCTAGTAAGGCATGGATAATAGGTGGCGTTGTTGCAGCTGTTCTTATACTGTTATTGGTTGCTGTTGCTCTATATATTGTTTGGAG ACGCGGTGGATTCAAAACTAAACAAACATCGAACAATGCAGAAATATCCATGGGGAATATTTCACCTTCTGATAAACGTATTGAAATACCTTTGGCGAGAGAAGAAGCAGAGGCTGTTTATGAGAATTGTCCTAAATCATCGAGACAAGAAAATACAGCTAGTGCAAATTCTGCATTTTCAAGAG AAAGCTCCGcgtatttcaatatctatgACGATCCGAATGCTGTATGCGAAACGCCAGATGGCGAGGATCGTCATAACGAAATCGCTTCTAAAGGCGCTACTATGATTTGTGACCTGTTGGGAGATACTTTGATGAAAACCTCTGATGAGTGGAAGAATATGAATGAAGAATTTCAG AGTGTTCTCAAGTTGAGACGTGGATTGAGCGCCTGCGCTGAGAAAGTGGAAAATCTTGAGAAAAACAGGTTTCCAAACATATTGGCCT ATGATTCGACTAGAGTTGTTCTGGAACAAATCGGTGAAGATCCAACATCAGATTACATCAATGCCAATTATATTCGG gGACTAACTGGTCATGTAATATGTATTGCTTGCCAGG CTCCATTGCTATCTACAATCAATGACCATTGGCGGATGATTTGGCAAGAGAAATGTCCGGCTATTATTGTACTCACTGCTCTGACTGAAGGACAAGGCAAAGATAAGAAG GTGAAGTATCATTTATATTGGCCAACAAAACTGAACACGAAAGGTCGATATGGAGATATAACAGTAAAAGTTGCaaagaaaatggaaaaacACACTGAGCCTCCGGCTGCCGTACATTTCTTGTCCATTACAAAG cGTGGCCACAAACAAGCACAAAATCTATTAGTGTTTCACTATCGAGGATGGCCGGATCATGGTGTACCGTTCCCAGCTTCATCTGTTGTTCGAATGCAACAGTTCATCAAACAGCGTCTTACCGACCCGGATCATGGACTTGTGCTGGTTCATGGCAG TGCTGGTGCTGGAAGGACGGGTTGTTATATCGCAACGGAGCAGCTTCTTGAGAAAGCCAAGAAAGATGGACTCGTTAACGTATTCGACATGTTTAGGAAATTACGACAACAAAGACCAGAAATGATCCAAAATATG AAACAGTACATTCTCGTGCACCAGATTCTACTGGAGGAACTGGTAATGGGACCGGTGGCATACACGACCACGAGTTTCAGAGAATCATACGAGGAAAGAAAGGCAACGCGTCCCGTATCTAGAAACGTGTCTGATAAAATAGAGGAACAATTTCTT GTTTTGAAGGCATCGACTCCGATTCAGGACGAGGAATCACTAGCAGTGGCCAAACTACTCAACAATGTTAACAAGTCCCGATACAAAGACATCCTTCCCGAGGCACAGTATCAACCGCAACTCTCACATAAAGGGTTCATCAATGCTTCATTTGTGCAC ACGATCACAGATAAAAACGTGTTTATAGCAACACAAAGTCCAATGGCAAATACTATTACTGACTTCTGGCAAATGATCTTTGACTATAACtgtgaaattattgtgatgatGAATCAAGAATATCCACAAGATCCG ACATATGCAAGCTACTGGCCTGCAGCTGGAAGCATCAAATGCAGTCCTTTTACAATCACTGTGGAGGAAGTTTTATTGCCCTGTAGGACCATCGTTCGCCGGGATTTGATCCTCCAAAAACAGAAT GAATCGCATCAGATTCGTCAGATCCAGTTTTTAGGATGGCCTGAGGATGAGTCGGTTCCTGATTTACAACATCTATTCGAGTTTGTGAATCTAGTAACAAGAGAACACGTGACCAGTCCTATTGTTGTACATTGCAT GGACAGCACAACGAGAGCAGGGTTATTTTGTGCGGCATTTGAACTGATCACCAAGGCGCCATCTAGCGAACAAATCGATATTTATCACTGTATACAAAAACTACGAATGACTCGACCTCAAttcattccaaatttg GAACAGTACAAGTTTCTACACGATCTGGTGATATTCTATTTACAAGGATTCGACACTTATGTGAACCTTAGTTAG